A region from the Spirochaeta thermophila DSM 6192 genome encodes:
- a CDS encoding methyltransferase domain-containing protein, which translates to MEEKVRDTDKPPERRRRRIPAARARCLGPLSDLESHVAPDWWSRIFNSYYMKTDGDVVDDLAITRREVDLFTSVLDLREDEAVLDLCCGQGRHSLELARRGFTKVEGLDRSHYLIQRAKAQAAKEGIPVRFREGDARKLPHPPDQFDVVMILGNSFGYFETSKDDLLVLKEVARVLKPWGRVLLDLADGDFLRAHYVPRSWEWIDPKHFVCRERALSADRQRLISREVIVHTEKGVEVDQFYAERLYTPELIRSLLEEAGFQEVSFHGTLTPDSARGQDLGMMERRILVSARIRKEWTPVKPKKKNVSTQVAVVMGDPSKPDPLKPFMVFDDDDFYTIDRLKAALKECTGYSFTYLSRHETLIQDLMRLKGKIDYVFNLCDEGFFNDPRKELHVPALLEMLGIPYTGATPQGLAFCYDKSLVRGVAKEMGVPVPRAFFIDPTSIVFEVPFGFPMIVKPNLGDSSFGITQKSVVWSLDELSACISEIRDTFGYEKPVLVEEFLTGKDLTVGIIGNPPDDYMVLPIVEEDYSALPPELPRICGYEAKWLPDSPYWKALQSIPAGLPEATEKSIVEWCVRLFERLECRDYARFDWRCDADGNPYLLEVNPNPGWCWDGHLAKMARLAGMEYPQMLQAILKAAERRLGIR; encoded by the coding sequence ATGGAAGAGAAGGTACGAGACACAGACAAGCCTCCGGAACGGAGGCGAAGACGGATCCCTGCCGCACGGGCCCGCTGTCTTGGGCCGCTCTCGGATCTGGAATCCCACGTAGCTCCTGACTGGTGGTCCAGGATCTTCAACTCCTACTACATGAAAACCGACGGCGATGTGGTGGATGATCTTGCCATCACCAGAAGAGAAGTGGACCTCTTCACCTCGGTGCTCGACCTCAGAGAGGATGAGGCGGTGCTCGATCTGTGTTGCGGGCAGGGGCGTCACTCGCTCGAGCTCGCTCGGAGGGGTTTCACCAAGGTGGAAGGACTCGACAGGTCCCACTACCTCATCCAGAGGGCGAAGGCCCAGGCGGCAAAGGAGGGGATTCCGGTGAGGTTCCGAGAAGGGGATGCGAGGAAGCTCCCCCATCCCCCGGACCAGTTCGATGTGGTGATGATCCTGGGCAACAGCTTCGGGTACTTCGAGACCAGCAAGGACGATCTTCTTGTCCTGAAGGAGGTGGCGCGTGTCCTCAAACCGTGGGGGCGGGTGCTCCTCGATCTGGCCGATGGGGACTTCCTCAGAGCGCACTATGTGCCCCGTTCCTGGGAGTGGATCGATCCGAAGCACTTCGTGTGCAGGGAGCGGGCCCTCTCGGCTGATCGGCAGAGGCTCATCTCACGGGAGGTGATCGTCCATACCGAGAAGGGGGTGGAGGTGGATCAGTTCTATGCCGAGAGGCTCTACACGCCCGAGCTCATACGATCTCTCCTCGAGGAGGCGGGGTTCCAGGAGGTGTCCTTCCACGGGACTCTCACCCCCGACTCGGCACGGGGGCAGGACCTCGGGATGATGGAGCGGCGCATCCTGGTGAGTGCGAGGATACGGAAGGAGTGGACACCTGTAAAACCGAAAAAGAAGAACGTGTCCACTCAGGTGGCGGTGGTGATGGGCGACCCCTCGAAGCCCGATCCCCTCAAACCCTTCATGGTCTTCGATGACGACGACTTCTACACCATCGACCGTCTCAAGGCTGCGCTCAAAGAGTGTACGGGCTACTCCTTCACCTATCTTTCTCGCCACGAGACCCTCATACAGGATCTCATGAGGCTCAAGGGCAAGATCGATTACGTGTTCAATCTGTGTGACGAGGGGTTCTTCAACGATCCGAGGAAGGAGCTGCACGTGCCGGCGCTCCTCGAGATGCTCGGTATCCCCTATACCGGCGCCACACCTCAGGGGCTCGCCTTCTGTTACGACAAGTCGCTCGTACGGGGGGTGGCGAAGGAGATGGGTGTGCCCGTGCCTCGTGCCTTCTTCATAGATCCCACGTCGATCGTCTTCGAGGTGCCGTTCGGTTTTCCCATGATCGTGAAGCCTAACCTCGGAGATTCCAGTTTCGGGATCACGCAGAAGAGCGTGGTGTGGTCGCTCGATGAGCTTTCCGCCTGCATCTCCGAGATCAGGGATACGTTCGGCTACGAGAAGCCGGTACTTGTGGAGGAGTTCCTCACGGGGAAGGATCTGACGGTGGGGATCATCGGCAATCCGCCGGACGATTACATGGTGCTCCCCATAGTGGAGGAGGACTACTCCGCACTCCCGCCGGAGCTTCCTCGGATCTGCGGGTACGAGGCGAAATGGCTCCCCGACTCTCCCTACTGGAAGGCCCTCCAGTCGATTCCCGCAGGGCTTCCCGAGGCGACGGAGAAGTCCATCGTGGAGTGGTGTGTCCGTCTTTTCGAGCGACTGGAGTGTCGGGACTACGCCCGGTTCGACTGGAGATGCGACGCGGATGGGAATCCGTATCTTCTGGAGGTGAACCCCAACCCCGGCTGGTGTTGGGACGGGCACCTCGCAAAGATGGCGCGTCTCGCCGGTATGGAGTATCCCCAGATGCTGCAGGCCATCCTGAAGGCGGCCGAGAGGCGTTTGGGGATACGGTAG
- a CDS encoding Na/Pi cotransporter family protein, translating into MAAVWKIINFIGGLSVFFYGMRLMSLGLRKRAGGRLRKVLKSFSDTPLKGVFSGTFVTSVVQSSSATTVLVVSLVNAGLLALEEAIGIVFGANIGTTFTAWIVSFFGFKFSLSSLVLPVFALALPLMFNRSEKVREVAEALFGFSLVFLGLSIIKDQVPDVQVTEQSATFFRFFHHESFLSVLAFVLLGTLATMILQSSSTTVAITLTLLYKGWISFPLACAAVLGENIGTTVTALLASIPMNRQAKRIAYAHTLFNVTGVLWMLAVFPWFVKLVDIVVPGPVSDAGLVTYHLSAFHTMFNIINTFLFIWFVKPYAALLRRILPEEAAKEELVLVASPFPESLESNLVLIEKALSRMAERVFDMALVILHSLGGDDADLDRMAEQAREMELRFDEMEEAIHVTLTRCATESMAEEQAKRLMAYQLISRALESMSDSLYRVARLLKQRGDLDIPFHKRGMEELQDYLQIILDFLRYNVSYLSGELAAYDVEHAYRLEQRIDGMRDSLRKRARKKLTKGADVRGELLFMDVVRHLEHVGDYSLDVSQAIKEMAG; encoded by the coding sequence ATGGCGGCAGTGTGGAAGATCATCAACTTCATAGGAGGCCTCTCGGTCTTCTTCTATGGCATGCGCCTCATGAGCCTGGGGCTGCGTAAACGCGCAGGCGGGCGACTCCGGAAGGTGCTCAAGTCGTTCAGCGACACGCCCCTTAAAGGAGTCTTCTCCGGTACGTTTGTGACCTCGGTGGTCCAGAGCTCTTCGGCCACCACGGTGCTCGTGGTGAGCCTGGTGAACGCGGGCCTCCTCGCCCTGGAGGAGGCAATCGGAATCGTCTTCGGCGCCAATATCGGGACGACGTTCACCGCCTGGATCGTCTCGTTCTTCGGCTTCAAATTCTCCCTCTCATCCCTCGTGCTCCCGGTGTTCGCCCTCGCCCTCCCCCTCATGTTCAACAGGAGCGAGAAGGTGAGGGAAGTGGCGGAGGCCCTCTTCGGGTTCTCCCTGGTGTTCCTGGGGCTTTCGATCATCAAGGACCAGGTGCCCGATGTGCAGGTGACCGAACAGAGCGCGACGTTCTTCAGGTTCTTCCACCATGAGAGCTTCCTCTCGGTGCTCGCCTTCGTCCTCCTGGGGACACTTGCCACCATGATCCTCCAGTCCTCGAGCACCACGGTGGCCATCACCCTCACCCTGCTCTACAAGGGGTGGATCTCGTTTCCCCTCGCGTGCGCCGCGGTGCTCGGTGAGAACATCGGCACCACGGTGACCGCGCTCCTCGCCTCCATCCCTATGAACCGCCAGGCCAAACGGATCGCCTACGCCCACACCCTCTTCAATGTCACCGGGGTGCTCTGGATGCTGGCCGTCTTCCCGTGGTTCGTGAAGCTCGTGGACATCGTGGTGCCAGGGCCGGTGAGTGACGCCGGGCTCGTCACCTACCATCTTTCGGCCTTCCACACCATGTTCAACATCATCAACACCTTTTTGTTCATCTGGTTCGTGAAGCCCTATGCCGCGCTCTTGAGGCGTATCCTCCCGGAGGAGGCGGCGAAAGAAGAGCTGGTGCTCGTGGCCTCGCCCTTCCCCGAGAGCCTCGAGTCCAACCTGGTCTTGATAGAGAAGGCCCTCTCCAGGATGGCCGAGCGTGTCTTCGACATGGCCTTGGTGATCCTCCACTCCCTGGGAGGGGACGACGCCGACCTCGACCGGATGGCGGAACAGGCCCGCGAGATGGAGCTGCGTTTCGATGAGATGGAGGAAGCCATCCACGTGACCCTCACCAGGTGCGCGACCGAATCGATGGCTGAGGAGCAGGCGAAGCGACTCATGGCGTATCAGCTCATAAGCCGGGCCCTCGAGAGCATGAGCGACAGCCTCTACCGGGTGGCGCGGCTCCTCAAGCAGCGGGGTGACCTTGATATCCCCTTCCACAAAAGGGGGATGGAGGAGCTGCAGGACTACCTCCAGATCATCCTCGACTTCCTGCGGTACAACGTGAGCTATCTCTCGGGAGAGCTGGCGGCCTACGATGTGGAGCACGCCTACAGGCTCGAGCAGCGGATCGACGGTATGCGGGACTCCCTGAGGAAACGGGCGAGGAAGAAGCTCACCAAAGGGGCCGACGTGAGGGGCGAGCTCCTCTTCATGGACGTGGTGCGACATCTGGAGCACGTGGGCGACTACTCGCTCGACGTCTCTCAGGCGATCAAGGAGATGGCCGGCTGA
- a CDS encoding zinc-binding alcohol dehydrogenase family protein produces the protein MNHLMRVLIINAPHRAVLEERPIPHPARHEVLIRVHRAGICGSDLHIYEGSNPFVSYPRIPGHELAGEIVSWGSEVRDAPPPGTKVVVDPVISCGKCIACRMGHPNVCCDLQVVGVHRDGSFAPYLVVPAANVYPIPEHLTWNEAVFIEPYSIAANVRHRLQVTPDDTVLIIGAGIIGTLTLQAIRLTGARTIICDISEPALERARRMGAEETINTEGRDLADAVLAYTGGEGPTAVVDAVGAPSLFESIVRSCAPGARIVLLGFSSVPTPVRQSEIIRKELSILGSRLNNRRFPEVVSWFAEGKIDPTPLFVGEYSLKEAPSLLDRISKERALPGKLILRLQEE, from the coding sequence ATGAACCACCTTATGCGGGTCCTGATCATCAACGCCCCCCATCGGGCGGTTCTGGAAGAACGTCCGATCCCCCATCCTGCACGGCACGAAGTCCTCATCCGGGTACATCGGGCAGGGATCTGCGGCTCCGACCTTCATATCTACGAGGGCTCGAATCCCTTCGTCTCCTACCCCCGTATACCAGGGCACGAACTCGCAGGGGAAATCGTCTCTTGGGGAAGCGAAGTGAGGGACGCCCCTCCGCCGGGCACAAAGGTGGTCGTGGATCCGGTGATAAGCTGTGGGAAGTGTATCGCCTGCAGGATGGGCCACCCCAATGTCTGCTGCGACCTTCAGGTGGTAGGCGTGCACCGAGACGGAAGCTTCGCCCCCTACCTCGTGGTGCCGGCCGCGAACGTGTATCCTATCCCCGAACATCTCACATGGAATGAAGCAGTCTTCATCGAACCCTACTCCATCGCCGCGAACGTGAGACACAGACTCCAAGTGACCCCAGACGATACCGTGCTCATCATAGGAGCGGGAATCATAGGAACCCTCACGCTCCAGGCGATACGGCTCACTGGGGCGCGAACCATCATCTGCGACATCTCGGAACCTGCGCTCGAGAGAGCGAGACGCATGGGCGCCGAAGAGACCATCAACACCGAAGGAAGAGACCTCGCAGATGCAGTCCTCGCATACACCGGAGGAGAGGGACCCACGGCCGTGGTGGACGCCGTGGGAGCGCCCTCGCTCTTCGAGTCCATCGTCAGGAGCTGTGCACCGGGAGCCCGTATCGTTCTCCTGGGCTTTTCTTCTGTCCCCACCCCCGTCCGCCAGTCTGAGATCATCCGCAAGGAGCTCTCCATCCTGGGAAGCAGACTCAACAACCGGAGATTCCCCGAAGTCGTCTCATGGTTCGCTGAAGGAAAGATCGATCCCACCCCACTCTTCGTCGGAGAGTACTCCCTCAAGGAGGCCCCTTCACTGCTTGATCGAATCAGCAAGGAGAGAGCGCTACCGGGAAAACTCATCCTTCGGCTTCAAGAAGAGTGA
- a CDS encoding flavodoxin family protein — protein MPKITIIYDSETGNTRALAEEVAEGVREGGVEAVLTHVDQADAAAILSSDGLIVGSPTYCGGMSWKLKRFFDQHVDAAWGKAKGKIGAAFTTSGGLGGGNEATLFSILSALMNYGFLVFGLPDYSAPGVTAHYGAVAVEAPGEAQKKAARMLGRQAAEYVKQMRGNAR, from the coding sequence ATGCCGAAGATCACCATCATCTACGACTCGGAGACCGGCAACACCAGGGCACTCGCAGAAGAAGTCGCAGAAGGCGTGCGGGAAGGAGGGGTGGAAGCCGTCCTCACCCACGTGGACCAGGCCGACGCGGCCGCCATCCTCTCCTCGGACGGCCTCATCGTGGGCTCGCCCACCTACTGCGGCGGGATGTCGTGGAAGCTCAAACGATTCTTCGACCAGCACGTGGATGCGGCCTGGGGCAAGGCCAAGGGCAAGATAGGGGCCGCCTTCACCACCTCGGGCGGGCTCGGCGGCGGCAACGAGGCCACCCTCTTCTCCATCCTCAGCGCCCTCATGAACTACGGATTCCTCGTCTTCGGGCTTCCCGACTACTCGGCACCCGGCGTCACGGCACACTACGGCGCCGTGGCCGTAGAGGCGCCAGGCGAGGCCCAGAAGAAAGCCGCCCGCATGCTCGGACGCCAAGCCGCAGAGTACGTCAAGCAGATGAGGGGGAATGCAAGGTAG
- the argF gene encoding ornithine carbamoyltransferase: MGVNLAGRSFLSLFDFTPEEIRYLLRLSHELKGLRRAGVRRRLLEGRHVVLIFEKTSTRTRCAFEVAAADEGAHVTFLTNSQLGKKESLEDTARVLGRFYDGIGFRGYAQETVEALARYSGVPVWNGLTDECHPTQALADVMTIEEYVRKPLSQVRLVFVGDARNNVARSLLVISAKLGMHFVAVCPPALSPDEEFLARAEEVARGTGARIEITDDLDGVEGADALYTDVWVSMGEEDRLEERIRLLEPYRVDMALVERTGNPEVLFLHCLPSFHDTNTEMGRLVYERFGIKEMEVSDEVFRSRHSVVFEEAENRLHTIKAVMLATLGAV, translated from the coding sequence ATGGGGGTCAACCTTGCAGGACGTTCGTTCCTCTCGCTCTTCGACTTTACGCCCGAGGAGATCCGGTATCTCCTCCGGCTCTCGCACGAGCTCAAAGGGTTGCGCAGGGCGGGGGTGAGGAGACGACTCCTGGAGGGGCGACACGTGGTCCTCATCTTCGAGAAGACCTCCACGAGGACGCGCTGCGCCTTCGAGGTGGCGGCTGCGGACGAGGGGGCGCATGTGACGTTCCTCACCAACAGCCAGCTCGGCAAGAAGGAGTCGCTCGAGGATACGGCGCGGGTGCTCGGCAGGTTCTACGATGGGATCGGCTTCAGGGGGTATGCCCAGGAGACGGTGGAGGCGCTCGCCCGCTACTCCGGGGTTCCAGTGTGGAACGGGCTCACCGATGAGTGCCACCCCACGCAGGCCCTCGCCGATGTGATGACCATAGAGGAATACGTCCGCAAGCCACTCTCGCAGGTGAGGCTGGTCTTCGTAGGGGATGCCCGGAACAACGTGGCCCGCTCCCTGCTGGTGATCTCGGCCAAGCTCGGGATGCACTTCGTGGCGGTCTGTCCTCCTGCCCTCTCTCCGGATGAGGAGTTTCTCGCACGGGCAGAGGAGGTGGCGCGGGGGACCGGGGCCCGTATCGAGATCACCGATGACCTCGATGGGGTTGAGGGGGCGGATGCCCTCTACACGGATGTGTGGGTCTCCATGGGCGAGGAGGACAGGTTGGAGGAGCGGATCCGGCTCCTCGAGCCGTACAGGGTCGATATGGCCCTCGTAGAGCGGACGGGGAATCCCGAGGTGCTCTTCCTCCATTGCCTCCCTTCGTTCCACGATACGAATACCGAGATGGGGCGGCTGGTGTACGAGCGTTTCGGCATAAAGGAGATGGAGGTCTCCGACGAGGTCTTCAGGAGCCGGCACTCGGTGGTGTTCGAGGAGGCGGAGAATCGGCTCCACACCATCAAGGCGGTGATGCTCGCCACCCTGGGGGCGGTGTAG
- a CDS encoding ABC transporter ATP-binding protein, with amino-acid sequence MRSPTGPFRHQAPLDAPRPTRILPILTRLWRYLRPYRTPLLVALLAVLATTVASLAAPLYLKTAVNAMASGPGAVNLSALLSAVLTMAALYLASTGLTWIQVRALITVTQGTLHRLRTDLFSHLQRLPIPYLDRTPHGDLMSRLTNDVATLETTLSQTLTQLASNILLLVGSLAMMLALSPLLTLLTALIIPLAVLTTRTLARMSREAFRNQQHLLGTLNAMVEETAGGLRELKAFGRERRFLEDFTTTNERFTATAYRAMVVSSILPPIMNALNGLSFPIIALAGGYLALEGHLSVGVVAAFLTYARQFSRPINEISNQFTLIQSALAGAERIFQLLDVEEERDIPEARPLTTTSGHLTIEHLTFGYDPARPVLRDITLDAPSGSLIAIVGPTGAGKTTLVNLLMRFYDPQEGRILLDGKDTRTITRASLRSHMGMVLQDTHLFTDTIRENIRYGRPDATDEEVEEAARIAEAHHFIQHLPQGYDTLLTDRGSSLSEGQRQLLTIARAVLTDPAVLILDEATSSVDTRTERHLQKALRTLMKGRTSFVIAHRLSTVREADLILVIREGRIVEQGTHEELMRRKGLYWQFHQHHQDEAELPTPGAGGGSSS; translated from the coding sequence ATGCGTAGCCCCACCGGACCCTTCCGCCACCAGGCCCCCCTCGACGCCCCCCGCCCCACCCGCATCCTCCCCATCCTCACCCGCCTGTGGCGCTACCTCCGCCCCTACCGCACCCCCCTCCTCGTGGCCCTCCTCGCCGTACTCGCCACCACCGTCGCGAGCCTCGCCGCCCCCCTCTACCTCAAGACCGCGGTCAACGCCATGGCATCCGGTCCCGGCGCGGTCAACCTGTCCGCCCTCCTTTCCGCCGTCCTCACCATGGCCGCCCTCTACCTCGCCTCCACCGGCCTCACCTGGATCCAGGTGCGCGCCCTCATCACCGTCACCCAGGGCACCCTCCACCGCCTCCGCACCGACCTCTTCTCCCACCTCCAGCGCCTTCCCATCCCCTACCTCGACCGCACCCCCCACGGCGACCTCATGAGCCGCCTCACCAACGACGTGGCCACCCTGGAGACCACCCTCAGCCAGACCCTCACCCAGCTCGCCTCCAACATCCTCCTCCTCGTCGGCTCCCTCGCCATGATGCTCGCCCTCTCCCCCCTCCTCACCCTCCTCACCGCCCTCATCATCCCCCTCGCCGTCCTCACCACCCGCACCCTCGCCCGGATGAGCCGCGAGGCCTTCCGGAACCAGCAGCACCTCCTCGGCACCCTCAACGCGATGGTCGAAGAGACCGCAGGCGGCCTCCGCGAACTCAAGGCCTTCGGCAGGGAGCGGCGCTTCCTCGAGGACTTCACCACCACCAACGAACGATTCACCGCCACCGCCTACCGGGCCATGGTGGTCTCGAGCATCCTCCCCCCCATCATGAACGCCCTCAACGGCCTCTCCTTCCCCATAATTGCCCTCGCAGGCGGATACCTCGCCCTCGAAGGACACCTCTCGGTGGGCGTGGTCGCCGCCTTCCTCACCTATGCCCGCCAGTTCTCGCGCCCCATCAACGAGATCTCCAACCAGTTCACCCTCATCCAGAGCGCCCTCGCAGGCGCCGAACGCATCTTCCAGCTCCTCGACGTAGAGGAAGAGCGCGACATCCCTGAAGCCCGACCCCTCACCACCACCTCCGGCCACCTCACCATCGAGCACCTCACCTTCGGCTATGACCCCGCCCGCCCCGTGCTCCGCGACATCACCCTCGACGCACCATCCGGAAGCCTCATCGCCATCGTCGGCCCCACCGGCGCAGGCAAGACCACCCTCGTGAACCTCCTCATGCGCTTCTACGACCCCCAGGAAGGCCGCATCCTGCTCGACGGAAAGGACACCCGCACTATCACCAGGGCCTCCCTCAGGAGCCACATGGGCATGGTCCTCCAGGACACCCACCTCTTCACCGACACCATACGGGAGAACATCCGGTACGGACGACCCGATGCCACCGACGAGGAAGTGGAGGAAGCCGCCCGCATCGCCGAGGCACACCACTTCATCCAACACCTGCCCCAGGGTTACGACACCCTCCTCACCGACAGGGGAAGCAGCCTGAGCGAAGGCCAGCGGCAGCTCCTCACCATCGCCCGCGCCGTGCTCACCGACCCCGCCGTCCTCATACTCGACGAGGCCACCAGCAGCGTGGACACCCGCACCGAACGACACCTCCAGAAGGCCCTCCGCACCCTCATGAAGGGCCGCACCAGCTTCGTCATCGCCCACCGGCTCAGCACCGTGCGCGAGGCCGACCTCATCCTCGTCATCAGGGAAGGACGCATCGTGGAACAGGGCACCCACGAGGAACTCATGCGCCGAAAAGGCCTCTACTGGCAGTTCCACCAGCACCACCAGGACGAGGCGGAGCTCCCCACCCCCGGAGCAGGCGGAGGCTCCTCCTCATAG
- a CDS encoding AAA family ATPase — protein sequence MNRADNLFDAAKSLHDEPLAARMRPRTLDEFVGQEHILGPGRLLRRAIQADRLSSVIFYGPPGCGKTTLARVIANHTKSAFLSLNAVLSGVQEVRAAIEKARQEMAYHGRRTILFVDEVHRWNKAQQDALLPWVENGTVILIGATTQNPYFEVNSALISRSRIFQLTPLTREHLRTIAERALKDPERGYGKYRIIMDDDALEHLITVADGDARTLLSAIELAVETTPDTFPPPEGEVIHITREVAEDSIQRKAVLYDKEGDFHYDIISAFIKSLRGSDPDAAFYWLARMVDAGEDPHYIFRRMLILACEDVGMADPHAITVVLSCAQAFDRVGLPEGQYHLAHAALYLATCPKSNSVLGYFDALKAVREEKTHEVPRHLKDASRDAKGFGHGDGYLYPHSYREHWVAQNYLPRELKGRVFYQPSQQGYEARIREEVLRRRELQLTAAAQVEEEVLTFTPEKGMEEWWRRTETDLRPHLEELRDHIFQRAQIVRHHRVLVAERPAGFLVWEAIRRAPEGQVVCAVSSEEEAQRIRHQAAGIDDLLAPVLLVDTGPLPTCVQEARLGYQTFERILVRNILGPSPDKERLLADLASLLEPGGIAVCAEAFFRASQRLSPLVPWRGDETPLREALTSVEEHLFTNPEDPRVNWDQGTLTELARRAGLALTQVARYEYTTKRTLTREDVLRWVGDPNRGYGLHLATLEPALATAIRQKLLETLPGREVPWRRPILVFRLSPALSMSRLTR from the coding sequence GTGAACAGGGCCGACAATCTATTCGACGCAGCGAAATCCCTGCACGACGAGCCGCTGGCCGCCCGCATGCGTCCCCGTACCCTGGACGAGTTCGTGGGACAGGAGCACATTCTCGGTCCGGGGAGGCTCCTCCGTCGGGCCATCCAGGCCGACAGGCTCTCCTCGGTCATCTTCTACGGCCCGCCCGGATGCGGCAAGACCACCCTCGCCCGGGTCATCGCCAACCACACCAAGAGCGCCTTCCTCTCGCTCAATGCGGTCTTGAGCGGTGTACAGGAAGTACGGGCGGCCATAGAGAAGGCCAGACAGGAAATGGCCTACCACGGTCGGCGCACCATCCTCTTCGTGGACGAAGTCCACAGGTGGAACAAGGCCCAACAGGACGCCCTCCTCCCCTGGGTGGAGAACGGTACGGTCATCCTCATAGGAGCGACCACCCAGAACCCCTACTTCGAAGTCAACTCGGCCCTCATCTCGCGGAGCAGGATCTTCCAGCTCACACCCCTCACACGCGAGCACCTCAGGACCATCGCCGAACGAGCCCTCAAAGACCCGGAACGGGGCTATGGCAAGTACCGGATCATCATGGACGACGATGCACTGGAACACCTCATCACCGTAGCAGACGGCGACGCGCGGACCCTGCTCTCGGCCATCGAACTGGCGGTGGAGACTACCCCGGACACCTTCCCCCCGCCTGAAGGAGAGGTGATCCACATCACCCGCGAGGTGGCGGAAGACAGCATCCAGCGCAAAGCCGTGCTCTACGACAAGGAAGGAGACTTCCACTACGACATCATCAGCGCCTTCATCAAGTCGCTCCGCGGCTCCGACCCCGACGCGGCATTCTACTGGCTCGCCCGCATGGTGGACGCAGGGGAGGATCCCCACTACATCTTCCGGCGCATGCTCATCCTCGCATGCGAAGACGTGGGCATGGCCGATCCACACGCCATCACCGTGGTTCTCTCCTGCGCCCAGGCCTTCGACCGGGTGGGGCTGCCGGAGGGGCAGTACCACCTGGCCCACGCCGCACTCTACCTCGCCACGTGCCCCAAGAGCAACTCGGTGCTCGGTTACTTCGACGCACTCAAGGCGGTACGTGAGGAAAAGACCCATGAAGTGCCGCGTCACCTCAAGGATGCCTCCAGAGACGCGAAAGGCTTCGGCCACGGAGACGGGTATCTCTACCCCCACTCCTACCGCGAGCACTGGGTGGCCCAGAACTACCTCCCCAGGGAGCTGAAAGGCCGCGTCTTCTACCAACCCAGCCAGCAGGGATACGAGGCCAGGATCAGGGAAGAGGTGCTACGACGACGGGAACTCCAACTCACAGCGGCCGCCCAGGTGGAAGAGGAGGTCCTCACCTTCACCCCGGAAAAGGGGATGGAGGAATGGTGGCGGAGGACCGAGACCGATCTCCGACCTCATCTCGAGGAGCTGAGGGACCACATCTTCCAACGCGCACAGATCGTCCGGCACCATCGGGTCCTCGTGGCGGAACGACCGGCCGGCTTCCTCGTGTGGGAGGCGATCCGGAGGGCCCCGGAGGGACAGGTGGTGTGCGCCGTCTCGTCGGAGGAGGAGGCCCAACGGATCAGGCACCAGGCAGCCGGCATCGACGACCTGCTCGCCCCCGTCCTCCTCGTGGACACAGGCCCCCTCCCCACGTGTGTGCAAGAGGCGAGACTCGGGTATCAGACCTTCGAGCGCATCCTGGTACGCAACATCCTCGGGCCCTCACCCGACAAGGAACGCCTCCTCGCCGACCTCGCCTCGCTCCTGGAACCCGGGGGGATCGCCGTGTGTGCCGAAGCCTTCTTTCGCGCATCCCAGCGCCTCTCCCCCCTCGTTCCCTGGCGAGGCGACGAGACCCCACTCCGCGAGGCCCTCACCTCGGTGGAGGAGCACCTCTTCACCAATCCTGAGGACCCCAGAGTCAACTGGGACCAAGGGACCCTCACCGAACTCGCCAGGCGTGCTGGACTCGCACTCACTCAGGTGGCACGCTACGAGTACACCACCAAGCGTACCCTCACCAGAGAGGATGTCCTCAGATGGGTGGGTGATCCCAACAGAGGCTACGGGCTCCACCTCGCCACCCTCGAGCCTGCCCTCGCGACCGCCATCAGGCAGAAACTCCTCGAGACGCTCCCTGGCAGGGAAGTACCCTGGCGGCGCCCGATACTGGTCTTCAGGCTCTCTCCTGCCTTGTCGATGTCCCGATTGACACGATGA
- the pgsA gene encoding CDP-diacylglycerol--glycerol-3-phosphate 3-phosphatidyltransferase has translation MRQHAANLLTVVRIGLAPVFFVLFLLVPEWVPTSPWLALGLVWVLYLVMEFSDLFDGMVARSTGTVSDLGKVLDPFADVVARLTYFLCFVEAGIMPAWVFLLVLYRELAMTFLRMMLARKGIALGAKTGGKVKTVLYAVATFLGLVRYSVGGVIPESPLVPVLGLVFFVVLGAGVVAAYISFLEYVRAGWEQLRS, from the coding sequence ATGAGACAGCATGCGGCGAATCTGCTCACTGTGGTGAGGATTGGCCTCGCACCGGTGTTCTTTGTGCTCTTTCTTCTCGTGCCCGAATGGGTACCCACCTCTCCGTGGCTCGCCCTGGGGCTCGTGTGGGTCTTGTATCTGGTGATGGAGTTCTCCGATCTCTTCGATGGTATGGTGGCCCGTTCTACCGGCACGGTCTCCGACCTCGGGAAGGTTCTCGACCCGTTCGCCGATGTGGTGGCGCGCCTCACCTATTTCCTGTGCTTCGTGGAGGCGGGGATCATGCCGGCGTGGGTGTTCCTGCTCGTGCTCTACAGGGAGCTCGCGATGACCTTCCTTCGGATGATGCTCGCGCGGAAGGGGATCGCCCTCGGGGCGAAGACGGGGGGGAAGGTGAAGACGGTGCTCTACGCGGTGGCCACGTTTTTGGGGCTCGTGCGTTACTCAGTCGGAGGGGTGATCCCTGAGAGCCCCCTCGTTCCTGTGTTGGGGCTCGTCTTCTTTGTCGTGCTTGGGGCGGGAGTGGTGGCGGCGTATATTTCCTTTCTGGAGTATGTGAGGGCTGGCTGGGAGCAGCTCCGTTCCTGA